A genomic region of Syntrophobacterales bacterium contains the following coding sequences:
- a CDS encoding enoyl-CoA hydratase/isomerase family protein codes for MAYNFITYEKKDKTARVTLNMPPSNWITISMMNEINDVIINAKKDPSLQLLIFDHAGDKAFCDGVDVADHTPDKVGDMIEAFHRMFRLMAELDCTTVAVVNGRSLGGGCELMAYCDIVIASEKSRIGQPEIAVGVFPPVAAAWFPKIIGLKKTYELLLTGKIISAKEAEAIGLVNVVLPVEGFKEGVDKFLADFLNKSRPVAMWTRRAIKAGLNVDFLEALKASEMIYLHDCMATEDASEGISAFMNKRKAVWKDK; via the coding sequence ATGGCTTACAATTTTATAACTTACGAAAAAAAAGATAAAACGGCCCGCGTTACCCTGAATATGCCGCCCTCCAACTGGATCACCATTTCCATGATGAATGAGATTAACGATGTGATCATCAATGCAAAGAAGGACCCGTCCCTGCAGCTCCTGATTTTTGACCATGCGGGAGACAAGGCGTTCTGTGACGGTGTTGATGTGGCGGACCATACGCCGGATAAAGTAGGCGACATGATTGAGGCTTTCCACAGGATGTTCCGGCTTATGGCTGAACTTGATTGCACCACCGTGGCGGTAGTAAACGGCCGGTCCCTGGGCGGAGGGTGCGAACTGATGGCATATTGCGACATCGTGATCGCATCAGAGAAATCGAGAATAGGCCAGCCTGAAATCGCGGTAGGTGTATTCCCTCCCGTGGCAGCGGCGTGGTTCCCGAAGATCATCGGCCTCAAGAAAACATATGAACTCCTCCTTACCGGCAAGATTATAAGTGCCAAGGAAGCAGAGGCGATCGGTCTTGTCAACGTGGTGCTGCCCGTTGAAGGCTTCAAGGAAGGAGTTGATAAGTTCCTGGCAGATTTCCTCAATAAAAGCAGACCCGTTGCCATGTGGACGAGACGGGCAATCAAAGCAGGACTCAATGTCGATTTCCTGGAAGCCCTCAAGGCATCGGAAATGATTTATCTCCACGACTGCATGGCCACCGAGGATGCAAGCGAGGGGATTTCTGCATTCATGAATAAGAGAAAAGCGGTCTGGAAAGACAAGTAA
- a CDS encoding Xaa-Pro peptidase family protein: protein MIYAPQEEIYNRIEKLKVLMEKASLDGAFFHYKIDYFYLSGTMQDSLLFVPLKGEPILFVKREMSRAGRESPLSEMVPMRSVRDVISHIKPMKRVGLQLDVIPYNDVVKFRDVTGDANLTNVSPLVKELRKIKSPFEVRLMERAADIQKKVYGIVPHVLKEGMSEIEVGGILEAHAKKLGHEGLLRVRSYNYEAYTWHILSGRTGTIVSQSDSPMGGLGLSPAFPVGASMKKIRKGEPILIDFGICYHGYQVDQTRMYAIGSMPDLFVKAYEACREIHYRVLDKALTGATSKDLFEESERLAVEMGFGDAYLGYKPHKVRFLGHGIGIELAEFPFISATHDYPIVEGMTFAIEPKMVFPKKGACGIENTVLMEKDGYRILTDMDEKIVII, encoded by the coding sequence ATGATATATGCACCACAGGAAGAGATTTACAACAGGATAGAGAAACTCAAGGTACTCATGGAAAAGGCCTCTCTGGACGGGGCCTTTTTCCATTATAAGATTGATTATTTCTATCTTTCTGGCACTATGCAGGATTCTCTGCTTTTCGTGCCGCTCAAAGGGGAACCTATCCTTTTCGTAAAAAGGGAGATGTCGAGGGCCGGAAGGGAATCGCCTCTTAGCGAGATGGTCCCCATGCGGTCCGTCAGGGACGTAATTTCCCACATCAAACCCATGAAAAGAGTGGGACTTCAGCTCGACGTGATTCCCTACAACGATGTGGTGAAGTTCAGAGACGTGACGGGCGATGCAAATCTGACCAATGTCTCGCCCCTTGTGAAAGAGTTGAGGAAAATTAAATCGCCCTTTGAAGTGCGCCTCATGGAGAGGGCGGCTGATATACAGAAGAAAGTGTACGGTATTGTTCCCCATGTGCTAAAAGAAGGGATGAGCGAGATCGAAGTGGGAGGTATTCTTGAGGCACATGCAAAGAAACTGGGACACGAAGGACTGCTCCGTGTCCGGTCTTATAACTACGAGGCCTATACCTGGCACATCCTAAGCGGACGTACTGGAACCATCGTGAGCCAGTCGGACTCTCCCATGGGCGGTCTTGGGCTTTCGCCGGCATTTCCCGTGGGAGCGAGCATGAAAAAGATCAGGAAAGGTGAGCCGATACTGATCGATTTTGGTATATGCTATCACGGGTACCAGGTGGACCAGACGCGCATGTATGCCATCGGGTCAATGCCAGATCTCTTTGTGAAAGCCTACGAGGCGTGCCGGGAGATCCATTACCGTGTTCTCGACAAAGCGCTCACCGGGGCGACAAGCAAGGACTTATTCGAGGAGTCGGAAAGGCTTGCCGTCGAGATGGGTTTCGGTGACGCCTACCTGGGTTACAAGCCCCATAAAGTGAGATTCTTGGGTCATGGAATAGGCATTGAATTGGCCGAGTTTCCCTTTATTTCAGCAACACACGATTACCCTATCGTCGAGGGAATGACGTTTGCCATAGAACCGAAAATGGTATTCCCAAAGAAGGGGGCGTGCGGTATAGAGAACACTGTTCTCATGGAAAAGGATGGATACAGGATACTGACTGATATGGATGAGAAAATCGTCATTATATGA